Part of the Streptomyces antimycoticus genome, CGACGGAGTCGAGGTCCGCCGCGTACATCTGGTAGTGCTGCGAACCGCGCCAGCGGCCCGCCCAGTCGTAGTCGCGGTAGTTCTCGAACGACGAGAAGACATCCGCCCAGCTGTCGTAGCCGAAGAAGTTGAGCGCCTCGTCCGGCGGGCCGAAGTAGGCCACCGAGCCGCCCGGCGCCATCACCAGGAGCTTGTCGCACAGCGCCAGCTCGGCGACCGAGTGGGTGACCACCAGCACGGTGCGGCCGTCGTCGGCGAGACCGCGCAGCAGCTGCATGACATCGCGGTCCATGCCCGGGTCGAGACCGGAGGTCGGCTCGTCCAGGAAGATCAGCGACGGCTTGGTGAGCAGCTCCAGCGCGACGGAGACCCGCTTGCGCTGACCGCCGGAGAGGGCGGTGACCTTCTTCTCCCGGTGGATGTCCAGCTTGAGCTCGCGCAGCACCTCGTCGATCCGGGCCTCGCGCTCGGCCTCGGCGGTGTCACCGGGGAAGCGGAGCTTGGCGGCGTAGCGCAGGGCCTTCTGGACGGTCAGCTCCTTGTGCAGGATGTCGTCCTGGGGCACCAGACCGATGCGCTGGCGCAGCTCGGCGAACTGCTTGTAGAGGTTCCGGTTGTCGTAGAGGACATCGCCCTGGTTGGCCGGGCGGTAGCCGGTGAGCGCCTTCAGCAGCGTGGACTTACCGGAGCCGGACGGGCCGATGACCGCGACGAGGGACTTCTCCGGGACGCCGAAGGAGACATCCTTGAGGATCTGCTTGCCGCCGTCGACCGTCACCGTCAGATGGCGGGCCGAGAAGGAGACCTCACCGGTGTCGACGAACTCCTCGAGGCGGTCGCCGACCAGCCGGAAGGTGGAGTGACCGACGCCGACGGTGTCGGTGGGGCCGATGATCTGCTGCCGGACCGGCTGACCGTTGACATAGGTGCCGTTGTGGCTGCCGAGGTCACGTATCTCGAAACGGCCGTCGGGCAGCGCCCGGAACTCGGCGTGGTGGCGCGAGACCTGCAGATCGGAGACGACCAGCTCGTTCTCCAGCGCACGACCGATGCGCATCACCCGGCCGGCGGCGAGCTGATGGAAGGTGGTCGGGCTGCGGTCGCCCTGGGCGGGCGCGCCGCCGGCCGGGCCGGAGGGGCCGGTGCCGGGAACGTTCTGCGCGAGGTTGTTCTGCGGGGCCTGGGGCTGCTGCTGCGGCGGCTGGGGTGCCTGCTGGTGCTGCGGCTGCTGATGGGGCGCCTGCTGCTGCGGGATGAACGGCTGCTGCTGGTGCGGGGCCTGGGGCTGCTGCTGGGGCTGAGGCCAGCCTTGGGGCTGCGGCGCACCCTGCTGCGGCCCGCCCTGCGGCGCACCCTGCTGCGGCCAGCCGGCGCCGGGCTGCTGCGGCTGCTGCTGGGCGGGGGGCTGCTGGGGCTGCTGGGGCTGCTGAGCCGGCTGGGGCATGCCCATCGCCGCCTGCTGGCCGTACGCGCCCGCGGCGCCCATCGAGGCACCGCCGCCGGAGACGCTGAGCCGAGGGCCATCGGTGGCATTGCCGAGATGGACGGCCGAACCAGGGCCGATTTCCACCTGTTGGATTCTCCGGCCCTGCACATAGGTGCCGTTGGTGGAGCCCTGATCCTCGATGACCCAACTGCGCCCACCCCAGCGCACCGTGGCATGCCGCCAGGAGA contains:
- a CDS encoding FHA domain-containing protein, producing the protein MGHGVPELVLELNGQTWTLDPSRSYSLGRDPQGDMVLDDARVSWRHATVRWGGRSWVIEDQGSTNGTYVQGRRIQQVEIGPGSAVHLGNATDGPRLSVSGGGASMGAAGAYGQQAAMGMPQPAQQPQQPQQPPAQQQPQQPGAGWPQQGAPQGGPQQGAPQPQGWPQPQQQPQAPHQQQPFIPQQQAPHQQPQHQQAPQPPQQQPQAPQNNLAQNVPGTGPSGPAGGAPAQGDRSPTTFHQLAAGRVMRIGRALENELVVSDLQVSRHHAEFRALPDGRFEIRDLGSHNGTYVNGQPVRQQIIGPTDTVGVGHSTFRLVGDRLEEFVDTGEVSFSARHLTVTVDGGKQILKDVSFGVPEKSLVAVIGPSGSGKSTLLKALTGYRPANQGDVLYDNRNLYKQFAELRQRIGLVPQDDILHKELTVQKALRYAAKLRFPGDTAEAEREARIDEVLRELKLDIHREKKVTALSGGQRKRVSVALELLTKPSLIFLDEPTSGLDPGMDRDVMQLLRGLADDGRTVLVVTHSVAELALCDKLLVMAPGGSVAYFGPPDEALNFFGYDSWADVFSSFENYRDYDWAGRWRGSQHYQMYAADLDSVAPQSVHVQAPPTRMQKPQSWGSQLWTLIRRYLSVIGSDKGFMGLMVILPAVLGSVSVVIPAKFGLQLAPKGSFNQAAGTVLLILVVGMCFTGAANSVRELIKERVIYERERAVGLSRSAYLMSKVIVLGVITACQGVIISAIGLSTRKLPAEGLLMPPAAELCLAVIAIGFTSMMVGLVISSLVKTAEKTMPLLVMFAIVQVVFTGVLFKIYGSLGVEQFAWLMPSRWAVGAAGATLDLGPGVGHMMAPWDSKKPLDTDPLWEHTTTQWGIDIIVLIVLGIACGFVVARLLRRHEPEVMRK